From Hymenobacter sediminicola:
TACTGTTTCGCCGGTGACGAAGCGGGAGGCGTCGCTGAGCAAGTAGATGAGGGTACCGGTGAGCTCCTCGGGCTGGCCGAAGCGTTGGTAAGGTGTGGCGGCAATGAACTTGCGGGCGCGGTCGGTGTGGCTACCGTCGGGCTGGACGAGGAGGGAGCGGTTCTGCTCGGTTAGGAACACGCCGGGGGCTATGGCGTTCATGCGCAGGCCGCCACCGTAGCGTAGGCCCAGTTCCACAGCCATCCACTGCGTGTAGGCTTCCACGGCTTTTTTGGCCATGGTGTAACCCAGCACCCGCGTTAAGGGGCGTTGCGCGGTTAGACTCGACACGTTTACGATTGAACCCTTGCCCTGCTCAGCCATTACGCGGCCAAACACGGTGGTAGGTATCACGGTGCCGAACAAGTTGAGGTCTACGGCGCGACGAGTGTCCTCGATGCCAAGGTCAAATATGTCTTGGTCGGGGCCGATGGTAGCACCAGGCATATTGCCGCCCGCCGCATTCACCAGCCCGTCGATGCTGCCCCAGGCCTGTACGATTTCGTCGCAGGCGGCTTGCATCTGGTCTTTATCCAGCACATCGGCCAGCACCGCCATGGCTTCGCCGCCCACAGCCTCGATGGCGGCTACCCGCTCGGCGGCTCGGCCAGCATTGCGGCCCAGAATGGCCACACGAGCCCCTGCTTCGGCTACGGCCAACGACAGCGCCTTACCCAGCACACCGGTAGCCCCGGTGATGACGATGACTTTTCCGTGAAGTGAAAACTGGTCGAGAGCAGACATTGAGCGAGGAGTAGAAATAGGTGCACTAGCAGTAGCTGGCCCAGAAGAAATTGGTGTCATAAATACGTTAGGGAAGGAGCGTGAGCTTGCTTTCGAGGCGGATATCATCGGAGGCTGACCCTAGCATCAGCTGGAAGTCGCCGGGCTCGGCCTGCCATTGCAGCTGGCGGTTGTAGAAGGCCAGCTTGTCGGGGGTAATTGTGAAGGTGACCGTTCGGGTTTCGCCAGGCTTGAGCATGATTTTCTGGAAATCCTTCAGCTCTTTGAGGGGCCG
This genomic window contains:
- a CDS encoding SDR family oxidoreductase, translating into MSALDQFSLHGKVIVITGATGVLGKALSLAVAEAGARVAILGRNAGRAAERVAAIEAVGGEAMAVLADVLDKDQMQAACDEIVQAWGSIDGLVNAAGGNMPGATIGPDQDIFDLGIEDTRRAVDLNLFGTVIPTTVFGRVMAEQGKGSIVNVSSLTAQRPLTRVLGYTMAKKAVEAYTQWMAVELGLRYGGGLRMNAIAPGVFLTEQNRSLLVQPDGSHTDRARKFIAATPYQRFGQPEELTGTLIYLLSDASRFVTGETVMVDGGFNAYSGV